In Drosophila yakuba strain Tai18E2 chromosome X, Prin_Dyak_Tai18E2_2.1, whole genome shotgun sequence, a single genomic region encodes these proteins:
- the LOC6524528 gene encoding mediator of RNA polymerase II transcription subunit 1.1 isoform X1, with the protein MSYAIIQRQTVDDEREKRCENKRESKSKSKSKGGIDKRTDVKMSHVGATNLYDEPEIMEEFISCYQHFTALWDSSTPDYLSKQKKEPGYQELLKILRRVNGGCTVQDVKRKINSLRCCYRREIKKVQASESGYQPRLWWFHLMAFLKPVLNIQSPVRVKSESLDDSLDEASIQDVDMISETFQNEEDVLRLDTGEVDGDVEPEAEPDHEPDTENLGPVVEHHVDDYRGDISLAGSIKNNAYQTGSSHLRLNAESLALDKSGRRIRIRRRRSSNDSVYGETARKRRNEETPNRDRDRDRERDRERDRDREMGDRERTRERDRDRELDSESEHECELIGRRMATHFRHMRPDQRLYAERIISEVLVYGRMNRLSFEAQFILGQK; encoded by the exons ATGTCATACGCTATCATTCAGCGTCAGACCGTTGACGACGAGCGTGAAAAGAGGTGCGAAAACAAACgcgaaagcaaaagcaaaagcaaaagcaaaggagGCATTGACAAACGAACAGACGTGAAAATGTCCCACGTGGGCGCCACAAACCTGTACGATGAGCCCGAAATCATGGAGGAGTTCATCAGCTGCTATCAGCACTTCACCGCCCTGTGGGACAGCAGCACGCCCGATTACCTATCGAAGCAGAAAAAGGAGCCCGGCTACCAGGAGCTACTGAAGATCCTGCGACGCGTCAACGGCGGCTGCACCGTGCAGGATGTGAAGCGTAAAATAAACTCACTGCGCTGCTGCTATCGTCGCGAAATCAAGAAGGTGCAGGCCTCCGAAAGTGGCTATCAGCCGCGTCTCTGGTGGTTCCATCTGATGGCCTTCCTCAAGCCGGTGCTCAACATCCAGTCGCCGGTCAGGGTGAAATCGGAGAGCCTGGACGACAGTCTCGATGAGGCCAGCATCCAG GACGTCGATATGATTTCGGAGACGTTTCAGAACGAAGAGGATGTGCTGCGTCTGGATACTGGAGAGGTCGATGGCGATGTGGAGCCGGAAGCGGAGCCAGATCACGAACCGGATACGGAAAACCTGGGCCCCGTAGTGGAGCACCATGTGGATGATTATCGGGGGGACATTTCATTGGCGGGCAGCATCAAGAACAATGCCTATCAGACGGGCTCTTCGCACCTGCGACTTAACGCCGAATCGCTGGCTTTGGATAAATCCGGAAGACGTATCCGTATCCGGCGAAGACGCAGCAGCAATGACAGCGTATACGGCGAAACGGCGAGAAAGCGCAGAAACGAGGAGACTCCaaatagagatagagataggGATAGGGAAAGAGATAGggaaagagatagagataggGAGATGGGGGATAGAGAGAGGACGAGGGAgcgagacagagacagagagcTCGATAGCGAGAGCGAGCACGAGTGCGAGCTTATCGGAAGACGAATGGCCACCCACTTCCGGCATATGCGACCGGATCAACGGCTCTACGCCGAACGGATCATCAGCGAGGTGCTGGTCTACGGCCGTATGAATCGCCTTTCGTTCGAGGCGCAATTTATACTGGGTCAAAAATAG
- the LOC6524528 gene encoding uncharacterized protein LOC6524528 isoform X2: MSHTHTAIEFWKEFLHMYRSMPELWLVRSKLYRDRRLKVESYGRLLALMRRSDSHANIHTLKRKINNFRTSYRRELRKVLDSDNTYTPSLWYFKELDFLYELETGELQLEHSVAAEQDRDLKVLQHEANISVAFEAHLAESEESLCFMQQRENGVDNDNDNEQVHPLDAEDVDMISETFQNEEDVLRLDTGEVDGDVEPEAEPDHEPDTENLGPVVEHHVDDYRGDISLAGSIKNNAYQTGSSHLRLNAESLALDKSGRRIRIRRRRSSNDSVYGETARKRRNEETPNRDRDRDRERDRERDRDREMGDRERTRERDRDRELDSESEHECELIGRRMATHFRHMRPDQRLYAERIISEVLVYGRMNRLSFEAQFILGQK, encoded by the exons AtgtcgcacacacacacggccATCGAGTTTTGGAAGGAGTTCCTCCACATGTACCGCTCGATGCCCGAACTGTGGCTGGTGCGCAGTAAACTGTATCGCGATCGCCGCCTCAAGGTCGAATCTTATGGGCGATTATTGGCACTGATGCGTAGGTCCGATAGCCATGCGAATATCCATACACTGAAGCGAAAGATTAACAATTTTCGTACCTCGTATCGGCGCGAATTGAGAAAGGTGCTGGATAGCGATAACACATATACGCCATCGCTATGGTATTTCAAAGAGCTCGATTTTCTCTACGAACTGGAAACGGGTGAACTGCAACTGGAGCACTCGGTGGCCGCCGAGCAGGATCGGGACTTGAAGGTGCTGCAGCATGAGGCAAATATATCGGTGGCATTCGAAGCACACCTAGCGGAATCGGAGGAGTCACTGTGCTTCATGCAGCAGCGGGAGAATGGAGTGGATAACGATAACGATAACGAGCAGGTGCATCCGTTGGACGCCGAA GACGTCGATATGATTTCGGAGACGTTTCAGAACGAAGAGGATGTGCTGCGTCTGGATACTGGAGAGGTCGATGGCGATGTGGAGCCGGAAGCGGAGCCAGATCACGAACCGGATACGGAAAACCTGGGCCCCGTAGTGGAGCACCATGTGGATGATTATCGGGGGGACATTTCATTGGCGGGCAGCATCAAGAACAATGCCTATCAGACGGGCTCTTCGCACCTGCGACTTAACGCCGAATCGCTGGCTTTGGATAAATCCGGAAGACGTATCCGTATCCGGCGAAGACGCAGCAGCAATGACAGCGTATACGGCGAAACGGCGAGAAAGCGCAGAAACGAGGAGACTCCaaatagagatagagataggGATAGGGAAAGAGATAGggaaagagatagagataggGAGATGGGGGATAGAGAGAGGACGAGGGAgcgagacagagacagagagcTCGATAGCGAGAGCGAGCACGAGTGCGAGCTTATCGGAAGACGAATGGCCACCCACTTCCGGCATATGCGACCGGATCAACGGCTCTACGCCGAACGGATCATCAGCGAGGTGCTGGTCTACGGCCGTATGAATCGCCTTTCGTTCGAGGCGCAATTTATACTGGGTCAAAAATAG
- the LOC6524529 gene encoding multifunctional protein ADE2: protein MSTTTTSIEGYKLGKVIIEGKTKQVYDLPEHPGLCLLLSKDRITAGDGVKAHDLAGKAEISNTTNGQVFRLLNEAGIRTAYVKQCGAKAFIARKCQMIPIEWVTRRLATGSFLKRNVGVTEGYRFSPPKQETFFKDDANHDPQWSEEQIVSAKFELNGLVIGQDEVDIMRRTTLLVFEILERAWQTKNCALIDMKVEFGICDDGNIVLADIIDSDSWRLWPAGDKRLMVDKQVYRNLASVTASDLDTVKRNFIWVAEQLADIVPKKDHLVVILMGSASDISHSEKIATSCRSLGLNVELRVSSAHKGPEETLRIVREYESVMSNLIFVAVAGRSNGLGPVVSGSTNYPVINCPPVKSDSMQVDVWSSLNLPSGLGCATVLYPEAAALHAATILGLGNFMVWSKLRVKSLNNFITLKKADKELRGVRNA from the exons ATGTCCACCACAACCACATCCA TTGAGGGCTACAAGCTCGGCAAGGTCATCATCGAGGGCAAAACGAAGCAGGTGTACGATCTGCCGGAGCATCCAGGACTGTGCCTGCTCCTCAGCAAGGATCGCATCACCGCCGGCGATGGTGTCAAGGCTCACGATCTCGCCGGCAAGGCGGAGATCTCCAATACCACCAACGGTCAGGTGTTTCGACTGCTCAACGAGGCTG GCATTCGTACCGCCTATGTGAAGCAGTGCGGCGCCAAGGCGTTCATCGCCCGCAAATGCCAGATGATACCCATTGAGTGGGTGACCCGTCGCCTGGCCACCGGATCGTTCCTCAAGCGCAATGTCGGAGTGACGGAGGGCTACAG GTTCTCGCCGCCCAAACAGGAGACGTTCTTCAAGGACGATGCCAACCACGATCCGCAGTGGAGCGAGGAGCAGATAGTCTCCGCCAAGTTTGAGCTGAATGGCCTGGTGATCG gcCAAGATGAGGTGGACATTATGCGTAGAACCACGCTGCTGGTCTTCGAGATACTCGAGCGGGCGTGGCAGACCAAGAACTGCGCCCTAATCGACATGAAAGTGGAGTTTGGTATCTGCGACGATGGCAACATTGTGCTGGCCGACATCATTGATTCCGATTCGTGGCGTTTGTGGCCAGCCGGTGACAAGCGTTTGATGGTGGACAAACAGGTGTACCGCAATCTGGCATCGGTGACCGCCAGCGATTTGGATACCGTGAAGAGGAACTTCATTTGGGTGGCGGAACAACTGGCCGATATTGTGCCAAAGAAGGATCACCTGGTTGTGATTCTAATGGGCAGTGCCTCCGATATATCACACAGCGAGAAGATTGCCACCAGCTGTCGTTCCCTTGGCCTCAATGTGGAACTCCGTGTGAGTTCCGCCCACAAGGGACCGGAGGAAACGCTGCGTATTGTCCGCGAATACGAATCGGTGATGAGTAACCTGATCTTTGTGGCCGTGGCCGGCCGTTCGAATGGACTGGGTCCAGTCGTTTCCGGCAGCACCAACTATCCGGTGATCAATTGTCCGCCCGTCAAATCGGACAGCATGCAGGTGGACGTTTGGTCCAGCTTGAATCTGCCATCGGGTTTGGGCTGTGCCACCGTTCTGTATCCGGAGGCAGCTGCTCTGCATGCGGCCACCATTTTGGGGCTGGGCAACTTTATGGTCTGGTCGAAATTGCGCGTCAAGTCGCTCAACAACTTCATCACCCTCAAGAAGGCCGACAAGGAGTTGCGCGGCGTGCGAAATGCTTAG
- the LOC6524530 gene encoding ubiquitin-like-specific protease 2: MNRSGPVSEEKAVRRIALNDYIILSRQLLINRKASRDQDKRSAKMLVVLASGQQQIITFTLPSSSCTVQDLLRQMGVKFDDSTTIDCMENAGGSIHVVVSVGIDISATDPQMVAQAEEFYREMHQSKTAAGKETSAPAPGKPTATAVASNPTKSKKHKKSRSAAGDTNTARDVMSSAEQEANARRSKKRKKCHSAEDNNGYQTAVAPDNNGLASKKPGNRHSASEIPTAAKKSNGFPAIQSAGDAIQSNDQVANATARKKSEETAGGTQLRAPTNVASKGLPAKPTPEERAEQSRLRRNRKWILSRDFDDEDVVLLSSEDEETNAAGDGQAEEAKPDGGGQSAERRLSADENLHLFKYPPTGTGGLSISMKDYMCLSSGTYLNDVIIDFYLCWLKNNIIPEGQRDRTHIFSIFFHKRLNTVTLPNKVRQTAAQKRHKVVQRWTRNVNIFDKDFIIIPFNDQAHWILAIICYPSLRGPVAYNDAESSNRSDDIPIKQPVILIFDSYPVYSRQRAIDILRDYLTCEYQAKNPNAQAHIFTKDNMPAHRVEVPQQENLTDCGLYLLQYVEQFFTTPIRDYRLPIRELRNWFDPLTVTKKREDIAKLIQHLMDEGNQQQPSKMLPVIKFPTLNGQLVMEEDDEDKDSDSKEEESRKSDDEDDEDEDEEQTKQEDSKVRQPAKRRNTTDATHN, encoded by the coding sequence ATGAATCGCAGTGGGCCAGTTTCGGAGGAGAAAGCCGTACGTCGAATTGCCCTCAATGACTACATAATCCTGTCCCGCCAATTGCTGATCAATCGCAAAGCGAGCCGGGATCAGGACAAACGTAGTGCCAAGATGCTGGTGGTCCTGGCCAGTGGTCAGCAGCAGATCATCACGTTCACGCTGCCCAGCTCCTCATGTACGGTGCAGGATCTGCTCCGTCAGATGGGCGTTAAGTTCGATGATAGCACCACAATTGATTGCATGGAGAATGCCGGTGGCAGTATCCATGTGGTCGTCTCTGTGGGCATCGATATCAGTGCCACCGATCCCCAGATGGTTGCCCAGGCGGAGGAGTTCTACAGGGAGATGCATCAGTCCAAAACCGCTGCTGGCAAGGAAACATCCGCTCCTGCGCCTGGAAAACCAACAGCTACGGCGGTTGCCAGCAATCCTACCAAGAGCAAGAAACACAAGAAGAGTCGTTCCGCAGCGGGGGACACCAACACCGCCCGTGATGTGATGTCGTCGGCGGAGCAAGAGGCCAATGCGCGGCGCAGCAAGAAACGCAAGAAGTGTCATTCTGCGGAGGACAACAATGGTTATCAAACTGCAGTTGCTCCTGACAACAATGGTTTAGCCAGCAAGAAGCCGGGGAATCGCCACTCGGCGAGCGAAATCCCAACTGCTGCAAAGAAGAGCAACGGTTTCCCGGCCATTCAATCAGCTGGAGATGCAATCCAGTCAAATGATCAAGTGGCAAATGCCACTGCTCGCAAGAAATCGGAGGAGACAGCTGGTGGTACGCAGTTACGGGCGCCAACTAATGTGGCATCCAAAGGCTTGCCAGCTAAGCCCACGCCGGAGGAACGCGCCGAGCAGAGTCGCCTGCGCAGGAATCGCAAGTGGATACTGAGCCGGGACTTTGATGACGAGGATGTGGTGCTGCTGAGCAGCGAGGATGAGGAAACAAACGCCGCCGGCGATGGCCAAGCGGAGGAGGCCAAACCAGATGGCGGCGGACAATCAGCGGAGCGACGACTCTCTGCCGACGAGAATCTGCATCTGTTTAAGTATCCGCCCACCGGCACCGGTGGCCTGAGCATCAGCATGAAGGACTACATGTGCCTCAGTAGCGGCACATATCTGAACGATGTCATCATTGATTTCTATCTGTGCTGGCTAAAGAATAACATCATACCGGAGGGTCAGCGCGATCGGACGCACATCTTTAGCATATTCTTTCACAAGCGATTGAACACGGTGACGCTGCCCAACAAAGTTCGGCAGACGGCGGCCCAGAAGCGTCACAAAGTGGTGCAGAGATGGACACGAAACGTGAATATATTCGACAAGGACTTCATCATCATACCATTCAACGATCAGGCCCATTGGATACTGGCCATCATATGCTATCCCAGCCTGAGAGGTCCAGTGGCATACAATGATGCTGAGTCGTCCAATCGCAGCGATGACATTCCAATCAAACAGCCTGTTATACTCATCTTCGACTCGTATCCGGTCTACTCACGACAGCGTGCGATTGATATACTGCGGGATTACCTCACGTGCGAGTACCAGGCAAAGAATCCAAATGCGCAGGCGCATATCTTCACCAAGGACAACATGCCCGCTCATCGAGTGGAGGTGCCGCAGCAGGAGAATCTCACCGATTGCGGCCTCTATCTGCTGCAGTATGTGGAGCAATTCTTCACCACACCCATCAGAGACTATAGACTGCCCATTAGGGAGCTGAGAAATTGGTTCGATCCACTGACGGTGACCAAGAAGCGCGAGGATATCGCCAAACTCATCCAGCATCTGATGGATGAGGgcaatcagcagcagccaagcAAAATGCTGCCCGTCATCAAGTTTCCCACACTGAATGGCCAACTGGTGATGGAGGAGGATGACGAGGACAAGGATAGCGATAGCAAGGAGGAGGAAAGCAGGAAATCGGATGATGAGGATGACGAGGATGAAGATGAGGAGCAAACGAAGCAGGAAGATTCAAAAGTTAGGCAACCGGCGAAAAGAAGGAATACGACTGATGCAACGCACAATTAA